The window tcttgtaagacggactaaaaaaatGGCTGTATACTCTTGTGGAACGGAGATAGTATATGTTTGAGGCTCTTCTCtgtattattctctctcttactttacaatttaactatttatcatttttataaaacgaatgcagaaaagtcaatggaaatcctaatggcggacagagggagcatataaaatagtaaacaTGGATTAAATGAGAACGGTACACAAATAATGTTTACTGCAGTATAACGCTTTTTATCTCTTGGAGAATATTCCTTTGATCAGGTtatgaaaaaacaaacttatttGACACCTaagagatatatatatatatatatatatatatatatattgtgtattaaaaGTTGAAGTCCGGGCTTCACCACCCAACCAGAGTCCTTCACCAACAACTTGAGCGACCTTAGAAGTTGGACCGAAGGATAAGATACTTGTTTGCTAGTATCTTCCGATGTGTTGAGATGCTCCTTTTCTCTTGGTTTTCCGTGTTTGTTTGACGCTTCTCTCTATTAATTTGGATATATCATTAGACTATTAGAGGGTAGTTGGTATTTAATTTGCTATTATTGCTATGTTTTGGATCTTGTCATGGGTTTCATTGTTAACCGGTGGATTCTCACTCACTTGTAACTCCAAGTCTGAAATGAATTTTTAACATGTTAATCATTAGAAGACCCTCACTGTTAACttgatagtaatttttttttgttttctcatCCGCGGGAGGATAAACATGTCTTACATAAGACACCTTGAAAAGAAATCACAACTTTCCACTACACgcaatttatcaatttcactCTGTAAATTCAGAAATTTTATTTCGTAATGTTTGCTTAGTTATGAAGGTCGTTAGAAGATTAATTGCAGAATTAATGTCTAACTAACGTGGCAAAGAAAGTCAATTTTTGTCAGCTCGTATCTAACTGTGGGTAAGTTTAAATACTCATTATATTGAAACGGTGTCGTTTTCTACAGCTGTAAACTGttcattttttccataaaCTGTCATAAATTCTGTGACGGTGGAGATAGTGAGCTTCGTTTAGCACTGCTGTACACATTTATGGCTCCTTAATTTGGGAGAATGGTTTTCTGAAAAActcctcattttttttaaccaCCATTAACGAAacaaatttctttaaataattcttttttttctatgatcgaatatacatacatatataaatgggTATATTATTAGCAAGTCCGATCCATCATCCATGAATTTTCCGAATCTTTAATAATGAGATGGTGAACGATGTTTATTGTTACAAGTGATGCTGTGACGTCGACCATAGatcatttacaaaaaaaattgataatgtTTAATGGTATCTAGCGTATCGCACTATTAAACAGTCTCACATTGTGATGCAttgattattacttcataaatTAGAAAGTGGTGTCATAATTATTGAGGTTTATAAATCatacagaaattaaaaaatttagagatTTAGACTTTTTAGGAAGTATAATTATAAGATACTACATATAGgttaaatattatacatgtAAAATTCCCTAAAAGAGATAATGAAGTGTAGCTTAGTTAGTTGAACAATTTATGTCCTCCATTTAATAATTCTAAGGTTTGAGTCCTCTAGAGATAAATTATAATCCACCATAATCATACATTCTTTTAATTCCCACCAAATTTATATTGGAATTGGAGAAATTATTTACACAATTTACCACCGACATCTTATTCATAAGTGCatataagtaaaatttaattcattcatttggTATCTCGTTGCAACGATCAACAATCAACAAGAAATGTAGATATACATTTATTTCAACATTTTAAGCAAACTAATATCTTATTcatttcaatacaataattgaaagaaataaaaccCTCAATGGAGTGATATAGTGTGGTTAAGTCAATAAGACCGACGAGACCACACAATGAATTGGGCCTCGACCAGGAACCTTCTAACATAcactaattaagaaaattgctGGAATCAATTTCAGTACAAAAGcgaaattagtactccctccgttccattgtggtagagtcattttgccactttggtacgttccatagtagcaggatcatttccttttttgataaaagtcaacacatttcttctcacctactttactctctcatactttattctctctacatctctctacctttttcattttttactttattctttatttatttaattctcctaatataactttttcttaatctccgtgccaaaaagaaatgcatccaCTGCTAtggaacagagagagtatatcaaaagaaaatattccGTAAAAATACCAATGTTGCAgcatattagtataatttttggtaCATTGATATCGCATCCGTACTTATTGTCACATCAATATAGCAATCAGTATTAATTGCACATGTAGACGTATATAATTTACAAACGGGCGCATCAATCACAAATTATTAGGATTCAATTTGCCAATACAATAATTAGATCAATTTAAGAATCTTAACTTTATATAATTACATTTTGATAACGGATGACTAAATTTCATTTCGATAgtgtaatactagtaattaattaaaaattgtggaCACGAGCTTATAGTAGAAGTAAATGTTGAAACCAAAGGTCTCAGATTCGAATCATACCggcctttaaatttatattcattagccaataaataaagaaattattagGATTAAAACTCACTTAAACCTTTAAAACACATGAGATTAGCACTGGtggatcaaattaaaaaagaaaaacaaaagacaACAACATAAAGCTCTTTGATGAAATAAATGATAGTAACACATTAATGAGAAGATGAGCCTAATTAAAGCTCCTTGACTTGAACCGCATCGGCCTTGGCGGCGAGGTTAACGGCGTCCTTGATGGGAGGCTTATTGTCTTGGACAACGAAGGCGTCGATAGGGAAGGAACGGGAGAAGCCGGTGGGGCTCTTGAAGGTGATCTTCCCGGTGGGGGGATCGTCGATGTAGATGTCGCAGATGGAGAGCCAGATCATCATCTCCTTGGCCTTGACGCCGGTCAGCTTCTTGATCTTCTTCTGCTCCACGTAGGCGGTCACCTCGGCCCCGTATTGCACGTGCCGCCCGATCTTCTCGAACTTGTGGTCGAACTTCTTCTTCTGGATCAGCCACACAAACCCCGTGTCCTTGATGTACCCGACTTCTTCGATGTCCCGAAGCGGGAGGAGCCCGTTCGGGAGCCCC is drawn from Salvia hispanica cultivar TCC Black 2014 chromosome 6, UniMelb_Shisp_WGS_1.0, whole genome shotgun sequence and contains these coding sequences:
- the LOC125193142 gene encoding uncharacterized protein LOC125193142; this translates as MNIPISLEKQSNTPIERERKNKMSVITEEIRAAASEMYRGDEICQEKSKFLLTEMGLPNGLLPLRDIEEVGYIKDTGFVWLIQKKKFDHKFEKIGRHVQYGAEVTAYVEQKKIKKLTGVKAKEMMIWLSICDIYIDDPPTGKITFKSPTGFSRSFPIDAFVVQDNKPPIKDAVNLAAKADAVQVKEL